GCGGGCAGAGCATGTGGACCACCGACCCCGACGGGGACGACTCCGTCTGGGGCGGCCCCACCGTGCACTTCTCCGCGGGCGGCGACCGCACCCGCGCCGGCGCCCAGATCTACAAGGCCCGCCTGTACACCACCCGGTTCCACTGACCCCGGAAACGGCCTCGCCACCGCCTGGTGGTCCCGGACCCGGTGGCCGTGTCCGGGACCGGTCGCGAACCGGGGAGAACCTAGGCTGAGGAGATGCGCCTGCTGCTCATGTCCGACACGCACCTGCCCAAGCGCGCCAAGGAACTGCCCGGCGAACTGCTGGCCGAACTCCCGCGGGCCGACGTCGTGTTCCATGCCGGGGACTGGGTGGACACCGCCACGCTCGAGCTTCTGGAGAGCCGCAGCCGCCGGCTGGTCGCGGTGTACGGCAACAACGACGGGCCCGAGCTGCGGGCGCGGCTGCCCGAGGTGGCGTACGCCGAGCTGGCCGGGCTGCGCTTCGGGGTCGTGCACGAGACCGGGCCCGCCCAGGGGCGCGAGGCCCGTTGCGCCGCGCGGTTCCCCGACCTCGACGTGCTGGTCTTCGGGCACAGCCACATCCCCTGGGACAGCACGGCCCCCGGTGGTCTGCGGCTGCTCAACCCGGGCTCCCCGACCGACCGCCGCCGCGAGCCCTACCGCACCTATCTGACGGCCGAGGCGCACGACGGAACGCTCACCGAGGTGACGCTGCACCGGCTGCCGCCGCGCTGACACCACCGTGCGATCATCACCGGATGATCTCCAGCTCAGGGATACCCGACGTGGTGCCGCCGGGCCGCATGGCCGGCGGCGACCAGCCCGTCCTCGGCCTCGCGGACGGCGTGCAGCTGCGGCCCTGGCGCCCGGCCGACGCCGCCGCGCTGCTCGCCGCGGCGCAGGACCCGGCGATCCGGCAGTGGAACCTGTTCGCCGTGGCCGACGAGGACGACGCCCGGCGGCGGATCGCCCGGATGCGCGAGCGCTGGCGGGCCGAGTCCGGTGCCGTCTGGGCCGTCGCCAGGAGCGGCGGCACCCCGATCGGGCTGATCGGACTCAACGGCGTCGACCTCGCCGGCGGCGCCGCCGAACTCGTCTACTGGCTGCTCCCC
This Streptomyces misionensis DNA region includes the following protein-coding sequences:
- a CDS encoding metallophosphoesterase family protein, with amino-acid sequence MRLLLMSDTHLPKRAKELPGELLAELPRADVVFHAGDWVDTATLELLESRSRRLVAVYGNNDGPELRARLPEVAYAELAGLRFGVVHETGPAQGREARCAARFPDLDVLVFGHSHIPWDSTAPGGLRLLNPGSPTDRRREPYRTYLTAEAHDGTLTEVTLHRLPPR
- a CDS encoding GNAT family N-acetyltransferase — its product is MISSSGIPDVVPPGRMAGGDQPVLGLADGVQLRPWRPADAAALLAAAQDPAIRQWNLFAVADEDDARRRIARMRERWRAESGAVWAVARSGGTPIGLIGLNGVDLAGGAAELVYWLLPEARGAGLAVAATRRLTHWALRDLGLHRVRLCHSTANPASCRVAEKAGFTFEGTMRGALLHADGWHDQHLHARVAGDPG